A genomic stretch from Pristiophorus japonicus isolate sPriJap1 chromosome 6, sPriJap1.hap1, whole genome shotgun sequence includes:
- the lpar4 gene encoding lysophosphatidic acid receptor 4, with the protein MGNDSQNPTCLTNDSFKYTLYGSVYSVVFILGLLTNCTSLYFFSCKMKMRNETTIFMTNLAVSDLLFVFTLPFKIFYNINRHWPFGDGLCKVSGTAFLTNIYGSMLFLTCISADRFLAIVYPFRSRTIRTRRNTSIICAGVWLLVLSGGISASLFSTTNSRGNNSSTTCFEGFSKDTWKTYLSKITIFIEIVGFLIPLLLNLTCSSLVLRTLRKPETLSPIGANKERVLKMIIVHLSIFIICFVPYNSILFIYALVRSQAIANCSLERFAKTMYPITLCLATTNCCLDPFVYYFTSEYFQKYFNLRPRNKLDSIFKSETPLTVKGEVMAEGAAHPVNRNQANIQIESQF; encoded by the coding sequence ATGGGGAACGATAGCCAGAACCCCACCTGTCTCACCAACGATTCATTCAAATACACCCTGTACGGCTCCGTGTACAGCGTTGTGTTTATTCTCGGGCTGCTGACAAACTGTACTTCGCTGTACTTCTTCAGTTGCAAAATGAAGATGCGAAACGAAACTACGATCTTTATGACGAATCTCGCCGTCTCGGATCTCCTCTTTGTCTTTACGCTGCCTTTCAAAATTTTTTACAACATCAACAGGCACTGGCCGTTTGGCGACGGGCTGTGCAAGGTTTCTGGGACAGCCTTCCTCACAAACATATATGGGAGCATGCTGTTTCTCACCTGCATCAGCGCCGACCGGTTCCTGGCCATAGTTTACCCCTTCAGGTCTCGGACCATCAGGACAAGGAGAAACACCAGCATTATCTGCGCGGGGGTGTGGCTCCTGGTGCTTAGTGGCGGCATCTCCGCATCTCTGTTCTCCACCACTAACAGCAGAGGGAATAACTCCAGCACAACCTGCTTTGAAGGGTTCTCCAAAGACACCTGGAAGACCTACCTGTCCAAGATCACCATATTCATTGAAATCGTTGGATTTCTTATTCCCTTGCTGTTGAACCTGACCTGCTCTTCGTTGGTTCTGAGGACTCTGAGGAAACCAGAGACATTGTCTCCAATTGGAGCCAACAAGGAAAGGGTGCTCAAGATGATCATTGTACATTTGTCCATTTTCATCATCTGTTTTGTGCCCTACAATTCAATCCTATTTATCTATGCTCTTGTGCGCTCTCAAGCAATCGCAAACTGCTCCTTGGAGAGGTTTGCTAAGACAATGTATCCAATCACATTGTGCCTGGCCACCACAAACTGCTGCCTCGACCCGTTCGTTTATTACTTTACATCGGAGTATTTTCAGAAGTACTTCAACTTAAGGCCCCGCAACAAGCTTGATTCCATTTTTAAAAGCGAAACGCCCTTAACGGTCAAGGGGGAGGTGATGGCAGAAGGAGCTGCACATCCTGTAAATAGAAACCAAGCCAATATTCAGATAGAATCTCAGTTTTAA